One Curtobacterium sp. MCLR17_032 genomic window carries:
- a CDS encoding MoxR family ATPase: MSMTPEQATRFADVAGRIVSNVEQVLLGKTFVIRLAVTAMLSEGHLLLEDVPGTGKTSLARALAQSVQGSTNRIQFTPDLLPGDISGISVYDQRAQEFEFHRGPVFANIVLADEINRASPKTQSALLEAMEESAVTVDGVTHRLAQPFMVVATQNPIEQAGTYRLPEAQLDRFLMKTSIGYPDHAATVRILETSAAPSAAVPVASVVPAATVTEMAALARTVHVDPVIADYVARLVDGTRAADEVRLGVSVRGAMGLMRASRVLAAVTGRHYVTPDDVKALAEPVLAHRMVLDPEAEFDGVSASSVVAQLLVETPPPADRVPR; encoded by the coding sequence ATGAGCATGACCCCGGAGCAGGCCACCCGGTTCGCCGACGTCGCCGGCCGCATCGTGTCGAACGTCGAGCAGGTGCTCCTCGGCAAGACGTTCGTGATCCGGCTCGCCGTCACCGCGATGCTCAGCGAGGGACACCTGCTGCTCGAAGACGTCCCCGGCACCGGCAAGACCAGCCTGGCGCGCGCCCTCGCCCAGAGCGTCCAGGGGTCGACGAACCGGATCCAGTTCACCCCCGACCTGCTGCCCGGCGACATCAGCGGGATCAGCGTCTACGACCAGCGGGCGCAGGAGTTCGAGTTCCACCGCGGTCCGGTGTTCGCGAACATCGTGCTGGCCGACGAGATCAACCGCGCCAGTCCGAAGACCCAGTCCGCCCTGCTCGAGGCGATGGAGGAGTCCGCCGTCACCGTCGACGGTGTCACCCACCGACTGGCGCAGCCGTTCATGGTCGTCGCGACGCAGAACCCGATCGAACAGGCCGGGACCTACCGCCTGCCCGAGGCACAGCTCGACCGCTTCCTCATGAAGACGTCCATCGGCTACCCGGACCACGCGGCGACGGTCCGGATCCTCGAGACGTCCGCGGCACCGTCCGCCGCGGTGCCGGTCGCGAGCGTCGTCCCCGCCGCGACCGTCACCGAGATGGCCGCGCTCGCCCGCACCGTGCACGTCGACCCCGTCATCGCCGACTACGTCGCGCGACTCGTGGACGGCACCCGCGCCGCCGACGAGGTCCGACTCGGTGTCAGCGTCCGCGGTGCGATGGGCCTGATGCGCGCCAGCCGCGTCCTCGCCGCCGTCACCGGACGGCACTACGTCACACCCGACGACGTGAAGGCCCTCGCCGAGCCGGTCCTCGCCCACCGCATGGTGCTCGACCCGGAGGCCGAGTTCGACGGCGTCAGCGCCTCGAGCGTGGTCGCGCAGCTGCTCGTCGAGACGCCACCGCCGGCCGACCGGGTCCCACGGTGA
- a CDS encoding tandem-95 repeat protein, translating to MVAVVVGAVVAGTALVSNGYHAQRVDLGDGTVWVPSAQYGAVGRANPQVLELNTAVETSSDATSVLQHGSMVYAVDQTKGTVARVDVADATLGDAVTLPTGSPTVLFAGDTAVVGNTDTGGLWTTPARSLDEFDASTDPQLTLGADAVFDASTEHVAVYSPRTGTASLVALGTTPTVERRATVRMDRTHDFQVATVGDHLAVLDRTDGVLSVDGRTVDLGDRVGSAPALQQSADAGDDVTVAGTTGLVRVSASGAVQQSALAVSGRAARPWTDDGCTFGAWSGGQAVDTCDGRAVQDLDRVPGGAALQVVHNGRTVVANDPESGRTWAVGRSGQLIDNWAQLVDQQDDQQQERASDDDPEVEKEQAPPVAVDDDLGARPGRTTTLPVLLNDHDPNGDPLVVSEVGDVDERVARVAIVTDGQQLQISLPAAATGVVTFPYTITDGNGGSDTATVRVTVRPESENAPPRQVRDTRADVVRGGHVSTNVLGDWIDPDGDPVYLESASPSEGDHTSTTPDGLLDYRNDSGRTGDRVQQVTVSDGRDAGGGSVTVAVAAQGDVPLRAEGFPVSGYADKPFTVDPLDHVRGGNGAVTLTSVSSARGLTVTPSYDSGTVEVEARTPGDWQLEYTVSDGTKTASGVVRITVLAPPDASAAPVTTPKTVFVTTLSTKDTDVTATDFDPAGGVLLVTGLDGPPSGSGVQADVVDQHIVRVSLTAPLAGPVSFGYTVSNGLATATGTITVVEIPEPDRIQPPVAQPDTATVRVGAVTDIDVLANDTQPEGGAISLRPDLVQDVPRGGGLLFVSGDHLRYLAPNTPGTYTAAYRVAGPDGQTADATVSVSVRDRDRATNGAPVPQTVTARVVAGQSVRVSVPLTGIDPDGDSVQLVGVASNPEKGSVADVTSDSLTYEAGDYSAGTDEFTYTVVDALGARATGTVRVGIAPRADQAGRPVAEPDRVTIRPGGSVSVRVLQNDSDPEGGRLTVTAVEPGASDVRARIVGGQTVQVTPPASARRGDFAVAYTVADEQGATSTAFVTVTVDRDALPLRPEVDDTVLDLQDVVGRQSVTVDVLRNVFFAEGTDADLRVGVVGGYGDAASVTSDDRLSIRVSDASQVIPFSVTRRDHPDVVSYGFVHLPGSDDALPQLDRTAPAISVRSESTVRIPLSRYVVTASGKTATVTDRGAVKATHADGGSLVLDDSTLQFTSSKLYFGKASISFEVTDGSAANGGAGRVATLVLPITVTPRSNQPPSLTGTTIEMQPGDRRVLDLTKLTDYPYPADLPELRWSVLDRPDGGTTATIAGQRLTVAVDDSTAPGARSTIGVGVADSTNQGRAGRITVEVVASTRPLVQPGPDSAVVRRGTSTTIDVLANDGQTNPFPGQPLRVIDIRGLAGGIPAGVTVTPSADRSRLRVGVAADAQPVDTHLQYRVADATGDADRSVWGDVTVSVQDVPDAPGTPTRTGAETGGQITLSWSTPRANNSPITGYRVTGTGGVAKDCGTATVCTLTGLDPTRSYRFSVLAENAIGSSQPSPQSATMSADFVPAAPTGLSVVPDRTNPGQLDVSWDAVPRPATGSAVDDHVVTIAGPGLTDTKRTGTATTTSFSGATSGAVYVVTVSPRNDAARDGTAVQWNSSTASGTAVGTPGPPQDVRAVTGDQPDDQGKSTVTITWSPADGAGGAGPTYRVYRIASGTSPSCAALADQTSLGAQSGTTDSGVGGGGVRYAVVSDNGLFCNVASASAVAYETPGGTASPTVAVVPGATVNQADVRVTAPGSDVDHYRLQTGASVVTLQPGQAWTGVPGAGARNAAATVTLQACGAPGDAFCTGKDASWSGTVAAFDTASTVTGAQEGTRIALTGPAVGAGVSVTYTARWYSDAAGIFPIAAQASDTWQSGGTDPTAPTGARFVRVLVTAQLDADPRSSATNEKSPATSAVAAADPPPDPAPADPAPADPAPAPGSGDPSQPTP from the coding sequence GTGGTGGCCGTCGTGGTCGGGGCCGTCGTCGCCGGCACTGCCCTCGTCTCGAACGGGTACCACGCCCAACGGGTGGACCTCGGTGACGGCACGGTGTGGGTGCCCTCGGCGCAGTACGGTGCCGTCGGCCGCGCCAACCCCCAGGTGCTCGAACTGAACACCGCGGTGGAGACCTCCTCGGACGCCACGTCCGTGCTGCAGCACGGGTCGATGGTGTATGCCGTGGACCAGACGAAGGGCACCGTCGCCCGGGTCGACGTCGCCGACGCCACCCTCGGCGACGCGGTGACCCTCCCCACCGGCTCGCCGACCGTCCTGTTCGCCGGCGACACCGCGGTCGTCGGCAACACGGACACCGGCGGGCTCTGGACCACCCCGGCCCGTTCCCTCGACGAGTTCGACGCGTCGACCGACCCGCAGCTCACCCTCGGCGCCGACGCCGTCTTCGACGCCTCGACGGAGCACGTCGCGGTCTACTCGCCCCGGACCGGTACCGCCTCGCTCGTCGCCCTCGGGACGACGCCGACCGTCGAACGCCGTGCGACCGTCCGGATGGACCGCACTCACGACTTCCAGGTCGCGACCGTCGGCGACCACCTCGCCGTCCTCGACCGCACCGACGGCGTGCTCTCGGTCGACGGCCGCACCGTCGACCTCGGGGACCGCGTGGGCTCCGCTCCCGCCCTGCAGCAGTCCGCCGACGCCGGCGACGACGTCACGGTGGCGGGGACGACCGGCCTGGTCCGGGTCTCGGCGTCGGGGGCCGTGCAGCAGTCCGCCCTCGCCGTGTCCGGCCGCGCGGCCCGACCGTGGACCGACGACGGCTGCACGTTCGGTGCCTGGAGCGGCGGGCAGGCGGTCGACACGTGCGACGGCCGTGCGGTGCAGGACCTGGACCGGGTGCCTGGAGGCGCCGCCCTCCAGGTCGTCCACAACGGTCGCACCGTGGTGGCGAACGACCCGGAGAGCGGACGCACCTGGGCCGTCGGACGGAGCGGCCAGCTCATCGACAACTGGGCGCAGCTCGTCGACCAGCAGGACGACCAGCAGCAGGAGCGTGCGTCCGACGACGACCCTGAGGTCGAGAAGGAACAGGCGCCGCCGGTCGCGGTCGACGACGACCTGGGCGCTCGTCCGGGGCGCACCACGACCCTCCCGGTCCTGCTCAACGACCACGACCCGAACGGCGACCCGCTGGTCGTCAGCGAGGTGGGCGACGTCGACGAACGGGTCGCGCGCGTCGCGATCGTGACGGACGGCCAGCAGCTGCAGATCTCGCTGCCCGCGGCGGCGACGGGCGTCGTGACGTTCCCGTACACGATCACCGACGGCAACGGCGGGTCGGACACGGCGACCGTCCGGGTGACCGTCCGGCCGGAGTCGGAGAACGCCCCGCCCCGGCAGGTCCGCGACACCCGGGCCGACGTCGTCCGGGGCGGACACGTCTCGACGAACGTCCTCGGCGACTGGATCGACCCGGACGGCGACCCGGTCTACCTCGAGTCCGCCAGCCCGTCCGAGGGCGACCACACCTCGACGACCCCGGACGGCCTGCTCGACTACCGCAACGACAGCGGCCGCACCGGTGACCGGGTCCAGCAGGTCACGGTCAGCGACGGCCGCGACGCCGGCGGCGGATCCGTCACCGTGGCGGTGGCGGCGCAGGGTGACGTGCCGCTCCGGGCCGAGGGGTTCCCGGTCAGCGGGTACGCCGACAAGCCGTTCACGGTCGACCCCCTCGACCACGTCCGCGGTGGCAACGGTGCCGTCACGCTGACGAGCGTGTCCTCGGCGCGCGGCCTGACGGTGACGCCGAGCTACGACAGCGGGACGGTGGAGGTCGAGGCACGGACGCCGGGCGACTGGCAGCTCGAGTACACGGTCTCGGACGGCACGAAGACCGCCAGCGGCGTGGTCCGGATCACCGTGCTCGCACCGCCGGACGCCTCGGCCGCGCCGGTCACGACCCCGAAGACCGTCTTCGTCACCACGCTCTCGACGAAGGACACCGACGTCACGGCGACCGACTTCGACCCGGCCGGCGGGGTCCTCCTCGTCACCGGGCTCGACGGGCCGCCGAGCGGCTCCGGGGTGCAGGCGGACGTGGTCGACCAGCACATCGTCCGGGTCAGCCTCACCGCTCCGCTCGCGGGCCCGGTGTCCTTCGGGTACACGGTCTCGAACGGGTTGGCGACGGCCACCGGCACGATCACGGTCGTCGAGATCCCCGAGCCGGACCGCATCCAGCCGCCGGTCGCCCAACCCGACACCGCGACCGTCCGGGTCGGCGCCGTCACCGACATCGACGTCCTGGCGAACGACACGCAGCCGGAGGGCGGTGCGATCTCGCTCCGGCCCGACCTGGTGCAGGACGTCCCGCGCGGTGGCGGCCTGCTGTTCGTCTCCGGCGACCACCTCCGCTACCTCGCACCGAACACCCCGGGCACGTACACAGCCGCCTACCGCGTCGCCGGTCCGGACGGCCAGACCGCGGACGCGACCGTCTCGGTGTCGGTCCGCGACCGCGACCGCGCGACGAACGGCGCCCCCGTGCCGCAGACCGTGACCGCACGCGTCGTCGCCGGGCAGTCCGTCCGTGTGTCGGTGCCGCTCACCGGGATCGACCCCGACGGTGACTCCGTGCAGCTGGTCGGCGTCGCATCGAACCCGGAGAAGGGCTCGGTGGCCGACGTCACGTCCGACTCGCTGACCTACGAGGCCGGCGACTACTCCGCCGGGACCGACGAGTTCACGTACACCGTGGTCGACGCTCTCGGTGCCCGCGCCACCGGGACCGTCCGGGTCGGGATCGCTCCGCGGGCCGACCAGGCCGGTCGGCCCGTCGCCGAACCCGACCGCGTCACGATCCGCCCCGGTGGCTCGGTCTCCGTCCGGGTGCTGCAGAACGACTCCGACCCGGAGGGCGGCCGCCTCACCGTCACCGCGGTCGAACCCGGCGCGTCCGACGTCCGCGCGCGGATCGTCGGCGGCCAGACCGTGCAGGTCACCCCGCCGGCGTCCGCCCGGCGTGGTGACTTCGCGGTCGCCTACACCGTGGCTGACGAACAGGGGGCGACGAGCACGGCCTTCGTCACCGTGACCGTCGACCGCGACGCCCTCCCGCTGCGTCCCGAGGTCGACGACACCGTCCTCGACCTGCAGGACGTCGTCGGACGGCAGAGCGTGACGGTGGACGTCCTCCGCAACGTCTTCTTCGCCGAGGGCACCGACGCGGACCTCCGTGTCGGCGTGGTCGGCGGCTACGGGGACGCCGCGTCCGTCACGAGCGACGACCGCCTCAGCATCCGGGTCTCCGACGCCTCGCAGGTGATCCCGTTCTCGGTGACCCGACGTGACCACCCGGACGTGGTGTCCTACGGCTTCGTCCACCTCCCCGGATCCGACGACGCCCTGCCGCAACTCGACCGGACCGCGCCCGCGATCTCGGTCCGGAGCGAGTCGACGGTGCGCATCCCGCTCTCGCGCTACGTCGTGACCGCGAGCGGGAAGACCGCGACCGTCACGGACCGAGGGGCTGTCAAGGCGACGCACGCCGACGGGGGCTCGCTCGTGCTCGACGACTCGACGCTGCAGTTCACGTCGTCGAAGCTCTACTTCGGCAAGGCGTCGATCTCGTTCGAGGTGACGGACGGCTCCGCGGCGAACGGCGGTGCCGGACGCGTCGCGACCCTCGTGCTGCCGATCACCGTGACGCCCCGCTCCAACCAGCCACCGTCGCTGACCGGCACGACCATCGAGATGCAGCCGGGCGACCGACGCGTGCTCGACCTCACCAAGCTGACCGACTACCCGTACCCGGCGGACCTGCCCGAGCTCCGGTGGTCCGTGCTCGACCGGCCGGACGGCGGCACGACCGCGACGATCGCCGGGCAGCGACTGACCGTCGCCGTCGACGACTCGACCGCACCCGGTGCCCGGTCCACCATCGGGGTCGGCGTCGCCGACTCCACGAACCAGGGCCGGGCCGGACGGATCACCGTCGAGGTCGTCGCGTCCACCCGGCCGCTGGTCCAGCCCGGACCGGACAGCGCCGTCGTGCGCCGGGGGACCTCGACCACGATCGACGTCCTCGCCAACGACGGACAGACGAACCCCTTCCCGGGCCAGCCGTTGCGGGTCATCGACATCCGGGGTCTCGCGGGTGGCATCCCCGCCGGTGTGACCGTCACCCCGAGCGCCGACCGGTCGCGCCTCCGGGTGGGTGTCGCGGCGGACGCGCAACCGGTGGACACGCACCTGCAGTACCGGGTCGCGGACGCGACGGGCGACGCCGACCGATCGGTGTGGGGCGACGTGACGGTCTCCGTGCAGGACGTCCCCGACGCCCCCGGCACGCCGACCCGGACCGGCGCCGAGACCGGCGGGCAGATCACGCTGAGTTGGTCCACCCCGCGGGCGAACAACTCGCCGATCACCGGCTACCGAGTGACCGGGACCGGCGGCGTCGCGAAGGACTGCGGCACCGCGACCGTCTGCACCCTCACCGGACTGGACCCGACCCGGTCCTACCGGTTCAGCGTCCTGGCCGAGAACGCCATCGGGAGCTCGCAGCCCTCGCCGCAGTCCGCCACCATGAGCGCCGACTTCGTCCCGGCGGCACCGACCGGGCTGTCCGTCGTGCCCGACCGGACGAACCCCGGCCAGCTCGACGTCTCGTGGGACGCGGTCCCGCGCCCGGCCACGGGCAGCGCCGTCGACGACCACGTGGTGACGATCGCCGGCCCGGGTCTCACCGACACGAAGCGGACCGGCACCGCGACGACCACGTCCTTCAGCGGTGCGACGAGTGGTGCGGTCTACGTCGTGACGGTCTCGCCGCGCAACGACGCGGCCCGGGACGGCACGGCGGTGCAGTGGAACAGTTCGACCGCGTCCGGCACCGCCGTCGGGACCCCTGGACCGCCGCAGGACGTCCGGGCCGTCACCGGCGACCAGCCGGACGACCAGGGCAAGTCGACCGTGACGATCACCTGGTCGCCTGCCGACGGCGCCGGGGGAGCGGGACCGACCTACCGGGTCTACCGGATCGCCTCCGGCACGAGCCCGAGCTGCGCCGCGCTGGCGGACCAGACGTCGCTCGGCGCGCAGTCCGGCACGACCGACTCGGGCGTCGGCGGCGGTGGTGTCCGCTACGCGGTCGTGTCCGACAACGGCCTGTTCTGCAACGTCGCCTCCGCCAGCGCGGTCGCCTACGAGACGCCCGGTGGTACCGCTTCGCCGACCGTCGCGGTCGTCCCCGGGGCGACGGTGAACCAGGCCGACGTCCGGGTCACCGCTCCGGGTTCGGACGTCGACCACTACCGCCTGCAGACCGGTGCGTCGGTCGTCACCCTGCAGCCGGGTCAGGCGTGGACCGGCGTGCCGGGTGCCGGCGCGCGCAACGCCGCAGCCACCGTCACCCTGCAGGCGTGCGGCGCACCCGGCGACGCGTTCTGCACCGGCAAGGACGCTTCCTGGTCGGGGACCGTCGCCGCGTTCGACACCGCGAGCACGGTGACCGGCGCGCAGGAGGGCACGCGGATCGCCCTCACCGGCCCCGCCGTCGGCGCCGGGGTCAGCGTCACGTACACGGCACGGTGGTACAGCGACGCCGCCGGGATCTTCCCGATCGCCGCGCAGGCGTCCGACACTTGGCAGTCGGGCGGCACCGACCCCACCGCACCGACCGGCGCTCGGTTCGTCCGGGTCCTCGTCACCGCCCAGTTGGACGCCGACCCGCGGTCCTCGGCGACGAACGAGAAGTCACCGGCGACGTCGGCGGTCGCGGCAGCGGACCCACCGCCGGACCCCGCCCCCGCGGATCCGGCACCGGCGGACCCGGCACCGGCGCCCGGCTCCGGCGACCCGAGCCAGCCGACACCGTGA
- a CDS encoding serine/threonine-protein kinase, whose protein sequence is MARRLPSTPPVIPGFTPVHVLGSGGFADVFLYEQDMPRRKVAVKVLLDEVVDDRVRQMFQGEANLMARLSTHPSILTVFQASVAADGRPYLVMELCSASISERYRREPVPVSQVLSVGVRIGSALETAHREGVLHRDVKPSNILLTAYGNPVLSDFGIAATLGEADPDEPVGMSIPWSAPEVLADESRGTIQSEVYSLAATVYSLLAGRSPFEVPGGKNGAAELMARIDKGGPRPTGRPDVPPTLERVLAAALSRRPRDRPSTVMELVRGFQQVEAELGLPQTPAEVAVEAWAVTTPSRPDEQTVIAAVGAAAAGSVARSGRRRRNRSDLRGGSVASASQSVGTVHRSASTARGRRGSRAALVWATALSTVVVLALAVTTVAVLTRGGDDAVPVVSDLSATAGASTVTFRWTDPGLRQGDTFVVTADGTTSQQTGTTFVATGRAGVEQCIRVAVNRDGRTGADSAERCGTIGGAR, encoded by the coding sequence ATGGCCCGCAGACTGCCGTCGACACCTCCCGTGATCCCGGGCTTCACCCCGGTGCACGTCCTCGGCTCCGGTGGCTTCGCCGACGTGTTCCTCTACGAGCAGGACATGCCCCGCCGGAAGGTGGCGGTGAAGGTCCTCCTCGACGAGGTCGTCGACGACCGCGTGCGTCAGATGTTCCAGGGTGAGGCGAACCTGATGGCACGCCTCAGCACGCACCCCTCGATCCTCACCGTCTTCCAGGCGAGTGTCGCCGCCGACGGACGTCCCTACCTCGTGATGGAACTGTGCTCGGCGTCGATCAGCGAGCGGTACCGCCGAGAACCCGTCCCGGTGTCCCAGGTCCTCTCCGTCGGCGTGCGGATCGGATCGGCGCTCGAGACGGCGCACCGCGAAGGCGTCCTGCACCGTGACGTGAAGCCGTCGAACATCCTGCTGACGGCGTACGGCAACCCCGTCCTGTCGGACTTCGGGATCGCAGCGACGCTCGGTGAAGCCGACCCGGACGAACCCGTCGGCATGTCCATCCCCTGGTCGGCGCCGGAGGTCCTCGCCGACGAGTCGCGCGGCACGATCCAGTCCGAGGTCTACTCGCTCGCTGCGACCGTCTACTCGCTGCTCGCCGGCCGCAGCCCCTTCGAGGTCCCGGGCGGGAAGAACGGCGCCGCGGAGCTGATGGCACGGATCGACAAGGGCGGCCCGCGCCCGACCGGACGCCCGGACGTCCCGCCCACGCTCGAACGGGTCCTCGCGGCAGCACTGTCCCGTCGGCCGCGCGACCGCCCGTCCACGGTGATGGAACTCGTGCGCGGGTTCCAGCAGGTCGAGGCCGAGCTGGGCCTCCCGCAGACCCCGGCCGAGGTCGCGGTGGAGGCCTGGGCGGTCACCACCCCCTCGCGTCCCGACGAGCAGACCGTCATCGCGGCCGTCGGTGCCGCCGCGGCGGGCAGCGTCGCCCGATCTGGTCGACGTCGTCGGAACCGCTCCGACCTGCGGGGCGGTTCGGTGGCGAGCGCATCGCAGAGTGTCGGCACCGTGCACCGGTCGGCCTCGACGGCGCGGGGACGCCGCGGGTCCCGCGCTGCGCTGGTGTGGGCGACCGCCCTGTCCACGGTCGTCGTGCTCGCGCTGGCCGTGACGACCGTCGCCGTGCTGACCCGCGGCGGTGACGACGCCGTCCCGGTGGTGTCGGACCTCAGCGCCACCGCCGGTGCGTCCACCGTCACGTTCCGGTGGACCGATCCGGGCCTCCGACAGGGGGACACCTTCGTCGTGACGGCGGACGGAACGACGAGCCAGCAGACGGGGACGACGTTCGTCGCGACCGGACGTGCCGGCGTCGAACAATGCATCCGTGTCGCGGTGAACCGGGACGGCCGCACGGGCGCGGACAGCGCCGAGCGGTGCGGCACGATCGGCGGAGCCCGGTGA
- a CDS encoding protein phosphatase 2C domain-containing protein, which yields MTELGRAASSHAIDLPDGNGATLTLSWGAATDVGRRRDHNEDSYIVDAPYFVVADGMGGHLAGDRASDAVVRRLGDSTTEPFASRQTIQRALLLATADIEKAAGGNAIGAGTTVTGVALVASQGQPSALVFNVGDSRTYRSDAGAPLKRLTIDHSVVQEMVDAGVLRAEDAESHPDSNVITRAVGFGEPPEPDWWTIPLRTGDRYVVCSDGLTKEIGDVGISRIAAKVDDPQELAERLVGDAVIAGGRDNVTVVVLQVDAAPAVSDDIEDTLPRR from the coding sequence GTGACCGAACTCGGCCGTGCTGCCTCCTCCCACGCCATCGACCTGCCTGACGGCAACGGTGCGACGCTGACCCTGTCCTGGGGGGCCGCGACCGACGTCGGTCGTCGCCGGGACCACAACGAGGACAGCTACATCGTCGATGCCCCGTACTTCGTGGTGGCGGACGGCATGGGCGGGCACCTGGCGGGGGACCGGGCGTCGGACGCCGTCGTCCGTCGGCTCGGCGACTCCACGACGGAGCCGTTCGCCTCGCGTCAGACCATCCAGCGCGCGCTGCTGCTCGCGACCGCCGACATCGAGAAGGCGGCGGGCGGCAACGCGATCGGCGCCGGCACGACGGTCACCGGCGTCGCGCTCGTCGCGTCGCAGGGGCAGCCCTCGGCGCTCGTGTTCAACGTCGGTGACTCGCGCACCTACCGCAGCGACGCGGGTGCCCCGTTGAAGCGTCTGACGATCGACCACTCCGTCGTCCAGGAGATGGTGGACGCCGGCGTCCTGCGGGCCGAGGACGCCGAGTCCCACCCCGACAGCAACGTCATCACCCGCGCCGTGGGGTTCGGTGAGCCGCCGGAGCCGGACTGGTGGACCATCCCCCTCCGCACCGGTGACCGTTACGTCGTCTGCTCCGACGGGCTGACGAAGGAGATCGGCGACGTCGGCATCTCCCGCATCGCGGCGAAGGTCGACGACCCGCAGGAGCTCGCGGAACGCCTGGTCGGCGACGCCGTGATCGCCGGCGGTCGCGACAACGTCACGGTCGTCGTGCTGCAGGTCGACGCGGCCCCGGCAGTGTCGGACGACATCGAGGACACGCTCCCGCGTCGCTGA
- the yaaA gene encoding peroxide stress protein YaaA, giving the protein MTGLTVLLPPSETKREGGDTERTLDLGALSFPELDTERAAVITAARSVSSEESSARTALKLGPKSIAERLRNLVLETSPTMPAIERYTGVLYDPLDALSADPATRSWWDDHVVVQSAMFGPVGAGDLVPAYRLSHDSRLPGLRLASLWPTPAAKALSTRPPGLVLDLRSEGYRALGPVPGAIPLRVVSVAGDGRRKALNHWNKTAKGRLVSLLGRTGAAVSTMVELSEWAAVHGVVVERVDGGWDLVAESLEPVMV; this is encoded by the coding sequence CTGACCGGACTGACCGTCCTCCTCCCGCCGTCCGAGACGAAGCGGGAGGGTGGGGACACGGAGCGCACCCTCGACCTGGGTGCACTCTCGTTCCCGGAACTGGACACAGAGCGGGCCGCGGTGATCACCGCGGCCCGCTCCGTCAGTTCCGAGGAGTCCTCTGCCCGGACGGCGTTGAAGCTGGGACCGAAGTCGATCGCCGAACGACTCCGCAACCTGGTCCTCGAGACCAGTCCGACCATGCCGGCGATCGAGCGGTACACCGGCGTGCTCTACGACCCGTTGGACGCGCTGTCCGCAGACCCTGCGACCCGTTCCTGGTGGGACGACCACGTCGTGGTGCAGTCCGCGATGTTCGGTCCGGTCGGCGCGGGCGACCTGGTCCCCGCCTACCGGCTGTCGCACGACTCGCGACTGCCCGGGCTGCGACTCGCGTCGCTCTGGCCGACTCCGGCCGCGAAGGCGTTGTCGACCCGTCCGCCGGGGTTGGTGCTCGACCTCCGCTCCGAGGGGTACCGCGCGCTCGGCCCGGTGCCGGGCGCCATTCCCCTGCGGGTGGTGAGCGTCGCCGGCGACGGTCGTCGGAAGGCACTCAACCACTGGAACAAGACCGCCAAGGGGCGGCTGGTGTCGCTGCTCGGCCGGACCGGCGCTGCGGTCTCGACGATGGTCGAGCTCAGTGAGTGGGCTGCGGTCCACGGGGTGGTCGTCGAGCGGGTGGACGGCGGCTGGGACCTCGTCGCCGAGAGTCTCGAGCCCGTCATGGTCTGA
- a CDS encoding F0F1 ATP synthase subunit epsilon has translation MAGLTVSVVSADREVWSGDTTMVVARTTEGQIGILAGHEPMLAILAQGQVRITRADGSTVAVDAEDGFLSVEHDTVTIVARQAALAS, from the coding sequence ATGGCGGGTCTCACCGTGAGCGTCGTCTCGGCTGACCGCGAGGTCTGGTCGGGCGACACCACCATGGTCGTCGCACGCACGACGGAGGGCCAGATCGGCATCCTCGCGGGGCACGAGCCGATGCTCGCGATCCTCGCGCAGGGTCAGGTCCGCATCACGCGGGCCGACGGCTCCACCGTCGCGGTCGACGCTGAGGACGGCTTCCTCTCCGTCGAGCACGACACGGTCACGATCGTGGCGCGGCAGGCCGCGCTGGCGTCCTGA